The following are encoded in a window of Lactobacillus acidophilus genomic DNA:
- the rbsD gene encoding D-ribose pyranase yields the protein MKKTGILNSDISRVVADMGHMDWLGIGDAGTPVPKTTEKIDLAVSAGMPSFISVLKEVLKELQVQKIYVADEIKDSNPKQLENIKRILPDVEIKFIPHTQLKKNLSEAKAFIRTGEETPFSNVILESGVIF from the coding sequence ATGAAAAAAACTGGAATTTTAAATTCAGATATTTCTAGAGTTGTTGCTGATATGGGGCATATGGATTGGTTAGGAATTGGTGATGCTGGCACACCGGTTCCAAAAACTACAGAAAAAATTGATTTGGCTGTTAGTGCAGGAATGCCATCTTTTATAAGTGTTTTGAAAGAAGTTTTAAAAGAGTTACAAGTTCAAAAGATTTATGTTGCAGATGAGATAAAGGATAGCAATCCTAAACAATTAGAAAATATAAAGAGAATTTTACCGGATGTTGAAATTAAATTTATTCCTCATACTCAATTAAAGAAAAATTTAAGCGAAGCAAAAGCTTTTATTAGAACTGGAGAAGAAACTCCCTTTTCTAACGTAATTCTTGAGAGTGGCGTTATATTTTAG
- a CDS encoding substrate-binding domain-containing protein, with the protein MNFKRFLKITTVASILVLAGGILGGCGSTGLSNGSGSSDKVTKKAPKNLKIGVSVSTLTNPAFVNLKNVISNYAKKHGSKVIVDDANNDTSKQNNDVEDLITQRVDALIINPCDSSAISAVVKKANEANIPVVCVDRSADSGKVISTVASDNVAGGKMAANWLVKTLGENAKVAEIQGIPGASATRERGKGFDSIGDKKLDIVTKQTAQFDRAKALTVTENILQAHRNIKGIFAQNDEEAVGAARAVKAANKKITIIGFDGALACLNLIQKGQITATVGQQWNKIGQQSVQMVYDYYQNKKVPKNDKVPVKIITKKNVSEFKKQVYDK; encoded by the coding sequence ATGAATTTTAAACGTTTTTTGAAAATTACTACAGTTGCGTCGATTTTAGTTTTAGCAGGTGGAATTCTAGGAGGTTGTGGTTCTACAGGTTTAAGTAATGGATCAGGATCGTCTGATAAAGTGACGAAGAAAGCACCAAAAAATTTAAAAATTGGTGTATCTGTTTCAACATTAACCAATCCTGCATTCGTTAATTTGAAAAATGTAATTAGTAATTATGCCAAGAAACATGGCTCAAAAGTTATTGTCGATGATGCAAATAATGATACATCAAAGCAAAATAATGATGTAGAAGATTTGATAACACAAAGAGTGGATGCATTAATTATTAATCCATGTGATTCATCCGCAATTTCTGCAGTTGTTAAAAAAGCTAACGAAGCGAATATTCCTGTAGTATGTGTAGACCGTAGTGCGGACTCAGGTAAAGTGATCTCAACGGTTGCTTCAGATAATGTTGCTGGTGGTAAAATGGCAGCAAATTGGTTAGTTAAGACATTAGGAGAGAATGCTAAAGTAGCGGAAATTCAAGGTATTCCAGGAGCATCTGCTACACGAGAACGTGGTAAAGGTTTTGATAGTATTGGCGATAAGAAATTAGATATTGTAACAAAGCAGACAGCTCAATTTGATCGTGCAAAAGCTTTAACAGTAACTGAAAATATTTTGCAAGCACATAGAAACATTAAAGGTATTTTTGCTCAAAATGATGAAGAAGCAGTTGGTGCTGCTCGTGCTGTGAAAGCTGCTAATAAGAAAATAACTATTATTGGTTTTGATGGGGCGCTTGCTTGTTTGAATTTGATTCAAAAGGGTCAAATTACTGCTACTGTAGGTCAACAATGGAATAAGATAGGTCAACAGTCAGTTCAAATGGTTTATGATTACTATCAAAATAAAAAAGTTCCAAAAAATGATAAAGTTCCAGTAAAAATTATTACGAAAAAGAATGTTAGCGAATTTAAGAAGCAGGTTTATGATAAGTAA
- the rbsK gene encoding ribokinase — protein sequence MSSKISILGSINLDSTYHVDKIPLPGETIHVNKKTFAAGGKGANQAVAAKRSGATVSFIGAVGNDAAGKYMLNELEKEKINLSNVQIKDTAQTGTATVLLDENGQNSILVYAGANGLIDSSQINKAEDTIANSDYIIAQFETPISAIISAFTIAKKHGVTTILNPAPATTIDNKLLKVTNIIVPNETESAAITGINVTDEESMQRTARYFREKGVKVTIITLGSRGVYYSSPTENRFISAYKVNAVDTTGAGDTFIGAMTSVLTTDLLNISAAIDYGQQASSITVQGIGAQPSIPTKEKIKQVYRMSD from the coding sequence ATGAGTTCAAAGATATCTATTTTGGGAAGTATTAATTTGGATAGCACTTATCATGTAGATAAAATTCCATTACCAGGTGAAACGATTCATGTTAATAAAAAGACATTTGCTGCAGGTGGCAAAGGAGCTAATCAAGCAGTGGCGGCAAAGCGTAGTGGTGCAACGGTAAGCTTTATTGGTGCTGTAGGTAATGATGCTGCCGGTAAATATATGTTGAATGAATTAGAGAAAGAAAAAATTAATTTGTCAAATGTGCAGATAAAAGATACAGCCCAAACGGGGACAGCTACCGTCTTATTAGATGAAAACGGGCAAAATAGTATTTTAGTTTACGCAGGTGCTAATGGGCTAATTGATAGTAGCCAGATTAATAAAGCAGAAGATACAATTGCAAATTCCGATTATATTATTGCTCAATTTGAAACTCCAATTTCAGCAATAATATCAGCTTTTACAATTGCAAAAAAACATGGCGTTACAACAATTCTAAATCCGGCTCCTGCTACTACAATAGATAATAAATTGCTGAAAGTTACAAATATTATTGTACCTAATGAAACAGAAAGTGCAGCTATTACTGGAATAAATGTAACCGATGAAGAATCAATGCAACGAACTGCAAGATATTTCAGAGAAAAAGGAGTAAAAGTAACTATTATCACTTTAGGCTCAAGGGGAGTTTACTATTCAAGTCCTACTGAAAATCGGTTTATTTCAGCATATAAAGTTAATGCAGTAGATACAACTGGAGCTGGTGATACATTTATTGGCGCCATGACTTCTGTATTAACTACTGATTTGTTAAATATTTCTGCAGCAATTGATTATGGTCAACAAGCTTCATCAATTACAGTACAAGGAATAGGAGCTCAACCGTCTATTCCAACAAAAGAAAAAATAAAACAGGTATACAGAATGAGTGACTAA
- a CDS encoding PRD domain-containing protein has protein sequence MIVIKRVLNNNAVVAKDELNRTLVALGSGIAFQQKAGHIIPKDKIEKIFYPKDEDATNSISETLSQIDPKYIELSDRIISEAITSSGKKLSDDIYVSLPDHLQFAVERVKNGILIQNKLTVETMQTYPDEFQLGKRVLKYLSEKTGLDFPDDEATNIAMHLITAEEGDSLENTEGTIELINRFLKIISEMLGKNINSNSVSYYRLITHLKFFIQRIKKQQSQKFKADKDLYDMVIHSYHKEYIIAQRIAGIVLHDFNYEVSEDEVMFLTIHIHRINVSTGDYNE, from the coding sequence ATGATCGTAATAAAAAGAGTACTCAACAACAATGCTGTCGTTGCAAAAGATGAACTTAATCGAACTTTGGTTGCATTAGGCAGTGGTATTGCTTTTCAACAAAAAGCAGGGCATATTATCCCAAAAGATAAAATAGAAAAGATTTTTTATCCCAAGGATGAAGATGCAACAAATTCAATTAGTGAAACTTTATCACAGATTGATCCTAAATATATTGAGTTGTCCGATCGTATTATTTCAGAAGCTATCACAAGTTCAGGTAAAAAATTATCAGATGATATTTATGTATCTTTACCTGATCATTTACAGTTTGCTGTTGAGAGAGTTAAGAATGGCATTTTGATTCAAAATAAATTAACTGTCGAGACAATGCAAACATATCCAGATGAATTTCAGTTAGGGAAACGTGTTTTAAAGTATCTATCAGAAAAAACGGGATTAGATTTTCCTGATGATGAAGCGACAAATATTGCAATGCACTTAATTACCGCTGAAGAAGGAGATTCTTTGGAAAATACTGAGGGAACGATTGAATTGATAAATCGTTTCTTAAAGATAATAAGTGAAATGTTAGGAAAGAACATAAACTCTAATTCAGTATCATATTATCGTTTAATTACACATCTTAAATTCTTTATTCAGCGTATTAAAAAACAGCAGAGCCAAAAGTTTAAAGCAGATAAAGATTTATATGACATGGTTATCCATAGTTATCACAAAGAATACATTATTGCTCAAAGAATTGCAGGTATTGTATTACATGATTTTAATTATGAAGTGTCAGAAGATGAAGTGATGTTTCTTACTATACATATTCATCGAATAAATGTATCAACAGGTGACTACAATGAATAG
- a CDS encoding apiosidase-like domain-containing protein, which translates to MLTTKDKYLYKDGKRFFYLADTCWGAFGSIDMPDWRYYLDSRKAAGFNTIQINVLRQWDSSLPIREPFAITNHEDGTYEYDFNKINESYFDNAVKMLEEMQKRDMVPALVLLWGNFVPNTWMSRFIKNNIMPFEQIKSYVTYVVNKFKRFNPIWIVSGDVGFTDMKGQKKDPAIKYYREVIKTAQEIDPEDLYTFHINGESTEVPDELFKKTDFFFYQSGHGYTGQSTAYTIPQKMRKDNYGGPIIDAELCYEGLTKMKAPTAERYSAFDVRRAAWRAVLSGADAGLGYGSFGIWPWKDTVRPEEKLDSNFNVQLVPYDWRDCLTFRGAKDVGFIKDFISEYASNGLNPINDPVKDNPEIRAAQNDKYIFIYLPTSGIINFDDLGIKVNECKIMDLDKRRIIQGKVENNVLQMSSVIEDELVIVGK; encoded by the coding sequence ATGCTCACAACTAAAGATAAATATTTATATAAAGATGGAAAAAGATTCTTTTATTTAGCAGATACATGTTGGGGTGCTTTCGGTAGTATTGATATGCCGGATTGGCGCTATTATCTTGATTCGCGTAAAGCTGCAGGTTTTAACACGATTCAAATCAATGTTTTGCGTCAATGGGATTCAAGCTTACCAATCAGAGAGCCGTTTGCTATTACTAATCATGAAGATGGTACTTATGAATATGATTTTAATAAAATTAATGAATCATACTTTGACAATGCAGTTAAGATGTTGGAAGAAATGCAAAAAAGAGATATGGTTCCGGCTTTAGTTCTTTTATGGGGTAATTTTGTTCCAAATACATGGATGAGTAGATTTATTAAGAATAATATTATGCCTTTTGAACAAATCAAATCATATGTTACTTATGTAGTGAATAAATTTAAGAGATTTAATCCGATTTGGATTGTTAGTGGGGATGTTGGTTTTACAGATATGAAAGGACAAAAGAAAGATCCTGCGATTAAATACTATCGTGAAGTAATTAAAACTGCCCAAGAGATTGATCCAGAAGATTTATATACTTTTCATATCAATGGTGAATCAACTGAAGTTCCAGATGAATTATTCAAGAAGACAGATTTCTTTTTCTATCAATCAGGCCATGGATATACTGGTCAATCTACAGCATATACAATCCCACAAAAAATGCGTAAAGATAACTATGGAGGCCCAATCATTGATGCAGAACTTTGTTATGAAGGACTAACTAAAATGAAGGCTCCGACTGCTGAACGATATAGTGCTTTTGATGTTAGAAGGGCTGCTTGGCGTGCAGTACTTTCTGGTGCAGATGCCGGATTAGGATATGGCAGTTTTGGTATTTGGCCATGGAAAGATACTGTACGTCCTGAAGAAAAGTTAGATTCTAACTTTAATGTACAGTTAGTACCATATGATTGGCGAGATTGTTTGACTTTCCGTGGTGCAAAAGATGTGGGATTTATTAAAGATTTTATCAGTGAGTATGCTTCTAATGGATTAAATCCAATTAATGATCCAGTTAAAGATAATCCAGAAATTAGAGCTGCTCAAAATGATAAGTATATTTTTATTTATTTACCAACTTCAGGAATTATTAATTTTGATGATTTAGGAATTAAGGTTAATGAATGTAAGATAATGGATCTTGATAAGCGTCGAATTATTCAAGGTAAAGTTGAAAATAATGTTTTACAAATGTCATCTGTTATTGAAGACGAATTAGTAATTGTAGGAAAGTAA
- a CDS encoding beta-glucoside-specific PTS transporter subunit IIABC: MNSYDETVQDIITAVGGKDNIEEVFHCVARLRFYLKDSTQLNKTILQKNSNIYDFKFENNQLQILIGSDVNKYYKALMKCINEDKDFSKAKKGNIKMSKSSDKDKQLAEQIVKLVGGKENVNSLIHCVTRLRFKLKDESKADDEAIKNLHGVMGVAHAGGQYQVIIGNNVTDIYDQVMPLLGLSSEQEVTQDDEKEGNIFSRLVALISSLFMPLLGVMTGAGMLKGLLVLFGVLGWVKQGTGTYMILNAAADALFYFLPILLGFTAGKTFKINPFVGAVTGGALVYPSMVAAATAHKAITFLGIPVNLMNYSQTMLPIVIAIWGMSWLEKGTKKIIPSSVRNLFVPLLDLMIVVPLAYIIIGPIMQTLSQWLSEASLWIYGILPVAAGFIIGGIWQGAVILGLHWAFIPVLMNNLMTNHFDPINGIMYCTLFGQVGACFAMGLKAKDKNFKEIAIPAAISGLVGITEPIIYGVTLPHKKAFAFASVGSAFGGAIAAACHAGMYTMPGGGIFGIPAFINPKGINMQFYGFLISLLVAIVVSFVLTMIFGDTVVPSAPKAKVQVKKAEFKDQAIYSPLEGTVVELKDVKDPVFSAGTIGKGIAVKPTNNEVRAPFDGKVISVFPTKHAIGLKSENGVELLIHLGIDTVNLQGKYFDSMVKDGQEIKKGDLIEKFDVQAIQEAGYDTVVPIVVTNSNNFDDVISEKKNGDKVNFGDQLLMATVEQDVNVQDSSIAKA, encoded by the coding sequence ATGAATAGTTATGATGAAACAGTTCAAGATATTATTACTGCTGTTGGAGGAAAAGACAATATAGAAGAAGTTTTTCATTGTGTAGCTAGACTTAGATTTTATTTAAAAGATTCAACCCAATTAAATAAAACTATTCTTCAAAAGAATTCTAATATTTATGATTTTAAATTTGAAAATAATCAGTTGCAAATATTAATAGGTAGTGATGTAAACAAATATTATAAAGCGTTAATGAAATGTATAAATGAAGATAAAGATTTTAGTAAAGCTAAGAAAGGGAATATAAAAATGTCCAAGTCAAGTGATAAAGACAAGCAACTGGCTGAGCAAATTGTTAAGTTAGTTGGGGGAAAAGAAAACGTCAATAGCTTAATTCACTGCGTAACGCGTCTACGTTTTAAGTTGAAAGATGAAAGTAAAGCGGATGATGAAGCGATTAAAAACCTTCATGGTGTAATGGGAGTGGCTCATGCTGGTGGCCAGTATCAAGTGATCATTGGTAATAATGTTACAGATATTTATGATCAAGTAATGCCACTTCTAGGATTAAGTTCAGAACAAGAAGTTACACAAGATGATGAAAAAGAAGGCAATATTTTTAGTAGATTAGTTGCTTTAATTTCTTCATTGTTTATGCCATTACTTGGCGTCATGACAGGCGCTGGTATGTTAAAAGGTCTGTTAGTTTTATTCGGAGTTTTAGGATGGGTAAAACAGGGGACTGGCACTTACATGATTCTTAATGCTGCCGCCGATGCTTTATTTTACTTTTTACCTATCTTATTAGGATTTACAGCAGGAAAGACTTTTAAAATAAATCCTTTTGTAGGTGCTGTTACTGGTGGTGCTCTTGTTTACCCAAGCATGGTTGCAGCTGCTACTGCACATAAAGCAATCACATTTTTGGGAATTCCAGTAAACTTAATGAATTATAGCCAAACAATGTTACCAATTGTTATTGCAATTTGGGGTATGTCATGGCTAGAAAAAGGGACAAAGAAAATAATACCTAGTTCTGTAAGGAATTTATTTGTACCTTTACTTGATTTGATGATTGTAGTGCCATTAGCTTACATTATTATTGGACCAATTATGCAAACTTTGAGCCAATGGTTGTCTGAAGCTAGTCTTTGGATTTATGGTATTTTACCTGTAGCTGCTGGTTTTATTATTGGTGGTATTTGGCAAGGTGCTGTTATCTTAGGATTGCACTGGGCATTTATTCCAGTATTAATGAATAACTTAATGACCAATCACTTTGATCCTATTAACGGTATTATGTACTGTACTTTATTTGGTCAAGTTGGTGCATGTTTTGCAATGGGACTTAAAGCAAAAGATAAGAATTTTAAGGAAATCGCTATTCCTGCAGCTATTTCAGGATTAGTCGGAATTACAGAACCTATTATTTATGGTGTTACTTTACCTCATAAGAAAGCTTTCGCATTTGCTTCAGTTGGTTCAGCATTTGGTGGTGCAATTGCTGCTGCATGTCATGCAGGTATGTACACAATGCCAGGTGGTGGTATCTTTGGCATCCCAGCATTTATTAATCCTAAGGGTATTAATATGCAATTCTATGGATTTTTAATTTCATTGCTTGTTGCTATAGTAGTAAGTTTTGTACTTACAATGATTTTTGGAGATACAGTAGTACCATCCGCCCCTAAGGCTAAGGTGCAAGTAAAGAAAGCTGAATTTAAAGATCAAGCAATTTATTCACCACTTGAAGGAACTGTAGTTGAATTAAAAGATGTTAAAGACCCGGTATTTTCAGCTGGTACCATTGGTAAAGGTATAGCCGTAAAGCCAACTAATAATGAAGTTCGCGCTCCGTTTGATGGAAAAGTTATTTCAGTATTTCCAACAAAACACGCAATAGGTTTGAAATCAGAAAATGGTGTTGAATTGTTAATCCACTTAGGTATAGATACAGTCAACTTACAAGGAAAATACTTTGATTCTATGGTTAAAGATGGTCAAGAAATTAAAAAGGGCGATCTGATTGAAAAATTTGATGTTCAGGCCATTCAAGAAGCAGGGTATGATACAGTTGTTCCTATTGTAGTCACTAATTCTAATAATTTTGATGATGTTATTAGTGAAAAGAAGAATGGTGATAAAGTAAACTTCGGTGACCAATTATTAATGGCAACTGTTGAACAAGACGTAAATGTACAGGATTCTTCTATTGCAAAGGCGTAA